The Bacteroidota bacterium genome includes the window AACGGCCTCATCAGCAAAACGAACATGCAAACTTTCTTTATCAGCAGTACTATAAACAGCAACTGTTTTAATACCCATTTCTCTAGCTGTACGTATTACACGTAAAGCAATCTCGCCTCTATTGGCAATTAGTATTTTTTTAAACATTTGAATTTAGCTAAAGGTTATAAGTAAATTAGTTTTAGTAGGTAAGCGTTAAACAATAAATAGTTAACGCTGAAACGCAAGCTATTTAACTTACATAGGTTCAACTAAGAATAATGGTTGGTCATACTCAACTGGAGAAGCGCTTTCAACTAATATTTTTACAATTTTACCTGAAACTTCTGATTCAATTTCGTTAAATAATTTCATTGCTTCAACAATACAAAGTACTTGACCCACTTTGATTTCATCACCTACATTTACAAATGCCGGTTTATCAGGACTAGGTTGTTTGTAGTAAGTACCAATCATTGGAGATTTGATTGTAATTAAGTTACTCGCTGTTGGTGCCGGAGTAGTAACAGCTGGAGTATGTAGGGTAGCCACAGCAGGTGCTGCAGTAACAGGGGTACCTATTTGTTGCACAACAGGTGCAGCTGCTTGTTGAATAATAGTAGTTTTTTCTTCTACTTTTTTGATAGACACTTTAAAGTCGCCACGCTCTACTTCAACTTCTGATACTCCACTTTCTGACACTAACTTAATTAGCTCTTTTATTTCCTTTAATTCCATGTGTATGTTCTTATTTTTATTTCTTATTGTAAAACTATTTGTAAAAATGTAAATGTCAATATAATTTGTTAAACGAAATGTAACAAATTACAATTCAACACTATAATATTACTTAGTATGCCCATTTTAAATAGATGGCACCCCAAGTAAACCCACCCCCAAAAGCGGCTAAAACTAAATTGTCGCCTTTTTTCAATTTGTTTTCCCATTCCCATAATAATAAAGGAATAGTACCATTGGTAGTATTACCAAAATGGTCAATATTAATCATAACCTTATCTTTATCAAGGCCCATGCGTTGCGCAGTGGCATCAATAATACGTAAGTTGGCTTGGTGGGGAACTAACCACGATACATCATCAGCATGTAATTGATTACGTTCCATAATTTCAGCACTTACATCGGCCATACCTTTAACGGCAAATTTAAAAACAGTTTGTCCTTCCTGGTAAACGAAATGTTCACGTGCATCAACTGTTGCGTGCGAAG containing:
- the accB gene encoding acetyl-CoA carboxylase biotin carboxyl carrier protein codes for the protein MELKEIKELIKLVSESGVSEVEVERGDFKVSIKKVEEKTTIIQQAAAPVVQQIGTPVTAAPAVATLHTPAVTTPAPTASNLITIKSPMIGTYYKQPSPDKPAFVNVGDEIKVGQVLCIVEAMKLFNEIESEVSGKIVKILVESASPVEYDQPLFLVEPM